The segment ttttttttttaacatattactGATCCTACTGATCCCAAGTTTTTTCTCAGGACTTGATTCCTTCAGTTTATCAGTGAAAACTTCTTTCCAGATACTGTGAAGGAATGACAGACAAAGTTTTGTCCTGATGTTGTAACAtcactgtatgttttcttttcaaaattatgtttgTTTCAAGATAGTATAAGAAAATACTGTCAGGTTTTGCTTATTAATTGCCTGTCATTGCAAAGAAAGAACAAGGGATTCGAGTTTAGAGGCTCTGATTAAACTTAGTTAAATTTTAGATGATAacccatgtatttttatttgtctttaatgTTCTTCCCAAAGAGGATTCATGACCTTTATTTTTTCAGTCTCAACAGATTACCCCCCAACTTGCCCTTCAAGTTCTACTTCAGTTTGATAAGGCGATAAATGCAGCGCTGGCACAGAGGGTCAGGAACCGCGTCAACTTCAGGGTAAGGATATATTCTGAAATCTAGAGGCTGCACCATGGTTGTCACAAAagtgatttttataaaatacttccGTAGTTATTAATCATAAAAAGACATGACTTAATGAAACTTTAAAACTTGTTTTAGACCAACTGAATCctgttgttttatatttaaatgatacGTCTACCAGTTCATCCACTTAATGTGAGACAcactttttagatttttattccaTTATTTCACAAATCAGCCTATATATGTTTGGCTACCTTCCTTGAAGAGTTACTGAGATGTCAGACGTCTGAAACAATATCTTCAGGATTGAAGGTAAGGGAGAGTAATCTCTAAGGATCAGTTATGATTTTTAAACTCTGGCCAGGGAAGTATAATGTAATTTCTAGAAACTTCATGTTGCGTCCCACCTACTCTTAGATAGCATGGCTTACTGGCAGACCTGTTGGCAAATAATGGGCTCTTCTGATAGCTAGGTCTCATAGGAATCATTTGTACTTTGAACAGTAAGACCAAACCAAACAATCTTAATTTGATAGTAAATTCGGattaaaaaagatatgaaaatcaTCATATAAAAAGAACATAGATGTTAATTTGCATTTAAGAGAACATCAGTGTTTGGGGATTTTGGTTTTAGCTGGTgatgaaaaacacaaaagacaaaatgccatttattcagcaaacatttcagTGCCCATTAGTACAAGGCATTGTTCTGGATATTGGGTATAAAAGGCAAAAGAAGACAAACAGGGCCACATTTGACTTATTTACATGAAGGGATAAAATCtgcatgtattttatatttgtaaacaAGTCACACCAGTTTCACATGCCTAATAATTATCTAGAGTAAAATAtgtctttataaaattttatcagtAGATTCTTGAACAGTAGTAATTCTGGCAAAGTTAGCTTTTTTTTGTACAGTCATATATATACATCTGTCTAGTTTGTTATTCAAAACTTGATCCTTTAAATTGAGCCATGATGGTACATAAACTTTAGCCCATGTAGAGAATTTGTTTATAGAGTCATAGGGTTCACAAGGTCTGAGAGATCATCTAGTTATTGTAGATTTCTAGTCTGGATCTGTTTAAAGGATTTAAAAAGTGTTCCTCAgttatgctgctaagttgcttcagtcgtgtctgactctttgcgaccccatagacggcagcccatcaggctccaccgtccctgggattctccaggcaagaacactggagcgggttgccatttccttctccaatgcaggaaagtgaaaagtcaaagtgaagtcgcttagtcgttgccgactcttagcaaccccatggactggagcctaccaggctcctccatccatgggattttttccaggcaagagtactggagtggggtgccattgtcttctccgtacTCAGTTATAgatatatgtaaaacaaaaagtgggaaaaatgtATAGTAAAGATACAGTGTAACCACATATCATCTGTAaggaatattttgaatataaagtATTGAATTTCAGCATATTTGAATGTTCACATGCTAATCGTAAATCACAGTGACCTACCTAGTTCACATTATTGACACAGCTACCACCGACTGGAAATGACAGTAACCTACACATTCATAGGATCGTGGATTATACACACACTCAGGGATGCCAGAAATGAACACTGAAGTTGGCATTTGGTTTTTCAGCCTTCCAAAAGCCTCAAACTATAGTCAAAAGAACAgatctaattaaaaaattttttttacacttaCAACTTTGTGTCTTTTTACTTAACAGTATGTTCTGAGTGATTTTCAATGCATTAATCTCACTCCTACTGAAATTTCTCTTGCCAGGTTACTTATTGATAAATCCAGTGTACAATCAGTAATACTGTTGATTAATCTCTTAAAATTCATACTTCCCTTGAAACCATACTGTTCTAGCTTTCCTTCTATTCTCTGACCCCTCTCTCAGGCTCCTTTGTAGTTTTCCTGCTGTCTCTGTCACTTAATTGTTGGTTTTCCTAAGGGGTTATCTAGGGCTTCACATATGCTCCTTTCATGATCTCATCCAGTCTTTGACTTTAAAGCTGATAGTCTCCCATACTTGCTTTTACAGTCCAGCTGTGCACTGGATACAGTAAGTTGTAACTCAAACTCAAATTTAACTTTCCTCTCAAACCAGCTTTTTCTGGCTTGTTACAGGAGCCAGAAACTTGGGACTAACAGAGACTTCTCTCTTCACTATCCAACCATATCCAGTTGGTTGTCAAGTTTTGACAGATCCATCTTTTAAAACCTCTCCACTTCTCAGGACCCTTTGCTCCTGCTATTTCCCAGCCTCTCTCACCTGTTTGACACAGCCAGCTATAGCTTTTTAGGGGCTCCTTCCTCCAGTCACACTCCCCTGTTGTCTGGTCTTCATGCCATCACCAAAAATGCAATTTTAGTACATTACTCCTCTGCTTGAGATCCTTCACTGACCTCCTGATACCCTCAGGATATGAAAGCTTTCCCAAGGTTCATGATCTCTTTTACCTTAGGACCTCCTGTCATATTCTGGTTTCTGGAACTTCTTATCCCATACCAGGTAtttgtcttcattgctgctgTCCCACCTTTGTTTCCTTGACTCCTTAGTCTTTGGAACGCAAGCGTCCTCTGTCCTGTCTTCTGCTATACTCCAAGTAACTCATGCTTACATAGCACTTCACGCTACGTATTTACTTGTTTTAACGATCCTCCCTGCTCAGCTAAACCTCCTGAGTGGCAGGGATCATATGTCTATTGTTTACCATTGTATCCTTAGCACCTAGGATGGTAATTATTCCTATTATTTAATGAATTTAGTAAACTGAGTCATAACCATTATAGTTACCCTAGTCATCCTAACTTTGTAAGACATTAGTGAGAACTCACATTTTTGGTATTACAGGTAACGCTGCAGGGAACAGTtttgtgctgaattttttttctggtttgaaGGTTTTAGGCATGTAAGTGTCTTATCACATACTAAATTTCAGTGTTTTGTGAAtccatgtgcatgtgtatgtCTCTCAGGTTTTGATTATACTCTGCTAGCATTCATCCTTGCACCATCACACTCTTCAGAAAGACCTTTTTAATGTTCAGACACatatttttcctaaaagaaataaattagaatGTCAGTTGCACAGGACAATAATGTTATCTTAGTGGCTAATATAGTAATGTTTCTAGGAATTCCATGCATTTGTACAAATTTGGAGAATTAACATACACAATAAAATAGGTTGCTTTCTTAAAATAGtttcataaaaattcaaatacattttcataatTTCACCACATGAGGGCAgtagaaatacaaattcaaatTTCCCTTCAGATTTCAGGTGAGTAATTTGCAGGCTCTTCCAGTGCTGGAAATAGTCTGCTAACTAAAATAAACTCTTACCTTGGCATATttctctatgattttttttaagtaatagtaTGGTATTTTAACACTTAGCTTGCTTGCtgtattttccttaattttcatCCTATTTTGAGAATTATGTACTTGTAGCTAGGACTTCATAAGTTGTCTGGAGAAAAATGTGAGGGGGCAAAAATGACTTCATGGTTTGCctcaatgttttgttttaaagggCTCTCTAAATACATACAGATTCTGCGATAACGTGTGGACTTTTGTATTGAATGATGTTGAATTCAGAGAGGTGACAGAACTTATTAAAGTGGATAAAGTGAAAATTGTAGCCTGTGATGGTAAAAGTAAGTGTCTACCCTAATTACTGTGAAAGCAAAACTACTTGAAATCTTGTTTTCATGCGTCTTTAGACAATCATCTGAAAGTAAGGGGGAAAGTTGGCTAATGATCTACTCCCAGCTAGAGACCTGGCTCCTTTCTCAGATTCTAAATTCTAGATCTCAAATAGTCCTCTTACTAACTTTAGGTATAAACATTTCATATGA is part of the Bos indicus x Bos taurus breed Angus x Brahman F1 hybrid chromosome 10, Bos_hybrid_MaternalHap_v2.0, whole genome shotgun sequence genome and harbors:
- the GTF2A2 gene encoding transcription initiation factor IIA subunit 2, with translation MAYQLYRNTTLGNSLQESLDELIQSQQITPQLALQVLLQFDKAINAALAQRVRNRVNFRGSLNTYRFCDNVWTFVLNDVEFREVTELIKVDKVKIVACDGKNTGSNTTE